TCCGGAAGAGACGGAGACGGACGTCAAAAACGGAAAACGGAAAACGACGAAAAAGAAAGTGTTCCCTGGCTATGTGCTCGTTGAGATGGTCATGACGGATGACTCATGGTATGTCGTGCGCAACACGCCGGGCGTCACTGGATTTGTTGGCTCAAGCGGAGCTGGTTCGAAACCGACGCCGCTTATGGAGGAAGAAGTAAAAATGATCTTGAAGCGGATGGGCATGCCGCTTGCCGAGGTTGACGTAGACTATGAGGTAAATGAAACGGTGCGGATCAAAGAAGGTCCGTTTGCGAACTTTACAGGGAAAATTGAAGCGATTGACCCGGATAAACATAAAGTGAAGCTGCTTGTCGATATGTTTGGGCGCGAAACACGGGTGGAGCTTGAGTTTTCGCAAATAGAAAAAATCTAATGGATAAAGAACTTGCAATTGATAGGGAAAAGTGATACTATTTTAAAGTCAGTATGTCTCTTAAACGGAGACATATGGCGGTGAACTTATACCCTTGTATAAGGGAGCCGTTTTGTTTTTACGCTGATCCTCTCAACTGAACGGGAGATAGGAAAACGGCTCAGTAGACCGGAGCCGGATGAGTGGGAGGGGCAATCCCTAATACCACATCACGGACTTAAGGAGGTGTGTCTCGTGGCGAAAAAAGTAATCAAGGTCGTCAAACTGCAAATTCCTGCAGGGAAAGCGAATCCGGCGCCGCCAGTAGGTCCTGCGTTGGGTCAAGCCGGTGTCAATATTATGGCGTTTTGCAAAGAGTTTAATGCCCGCACGGCGGACCAAGCAGGGTTGATCATTCCGGTTGAAATTACGGTTTTTGAAGACCGTTCATTTACATTCATCACGAAAACGCCGCCAGCCGCTGTATTGCTGAAAAAAGCGGCGGGCATTGAATCGGGCTCCGGCGAACCGAACCGCAACAAAGTGGCGACAATTAAACGCGACAAAGTACGTGAGATCGCTGAGCTGAAAATGCCGGATTTGAATGCGGCGAGCATTGAGGCGGCCATGCGCATGATCGAAGGCACGGCCCGCAGCATGGGCATTGTGATTGAAGACTAAAGCCGGTGCGTCGTTTGTAGGGGAGGTTGCGTCATTGGGCAACCTCTCTCTCCATGAACAAAAACAGCAAGACGGGCCCGATGAATGGGCATCCGTCCGCTTCTTCGTTTTCGAAAGAAGCGAAGAACGTTCAATGTGGGAGGTTTTTCCGCTAAAACCACAATCGAGGAGGATTTTTCACATGCCGAAAAGAGGAAAGAAATACTTAGAAGCATTGAAGCTCGTCGACCGCTCCAAAGCATACCCGATTGCTGAAGCAATCGAGCTCGTGAAAAAAACGAACATCGCGAAATTCGATGCCACGGTGGAAGTGGCGTTCCGTTTGGGCGTCGACCCGAAAAAAGCGGACCAACAAATTCGCGGCGCCGTCGTCCTGCCGCACGGCACAGGGAAAGTGGCGCGCGTGTTGGTGTTCGCGAAAGGGGAAAAAGCGAAAGAAGCAGAAGCGGCTGGCGCTGACTATGTCGGCGATGCAGAATATATCAACAAAATCCAGCAAGGTTGGTTTGACTTTGATGTCGTTGTTGCTACGCCGGACATGATGGGTGAAGTCGGGAAACTCGGCCGCATTTTAGGGCCGAAAGGGTTGATGCCAAACCCGAAAACCGGAACAGTCACGTTTGACGTAGCAAAAGCGGTGCAGGAAATCAAGGCTGGTAAAGTGGAATACCGCGTCGACAAAGCGGGCAACATCCACGTTCCGATCGGCAAAGTGTCGTTTGACAACGAGAAATTGGCTGAAAACTTCGCGGCCGTCTATGAAGCAATTTTGAAAGCCAAACCGGCGGCGGCAAAAGGGACGTACGTGAAAAACGTCACGATTACATCGACAATGGGCCCTGGCATCAAGGTTGACCCGTCCACGGTTGCTGTTGCACAATAACCGTTGACTTTTGTTTGTCCGTCTGTTAAAATGCCATTTGGCTGAACAAATGAATATCATTTGTACCGTAGACAGTAGGTGCCTGTTTGAGGCTTAATTTCCTACCGAGGTATGTGGACGATAGAACAGCGCGCCCTGCGTCGGGGACGAGCGGCGGTGCGTTGAACGACACCTCCATGTCTACGCGGCATGGAGGTTTTTTATTGAGCAGACGGTATAAGTGGTATTCTCTCATTTTCCTTACAGGAGGTGCAGGACGTGTCGAGCGCGATTGAACTGAAAAAACAAGTGGTCGCGGAAATCGCAGACAAATTCCGGGCCAGCAAGGCAACCGTCATCGTTGATTACCGCGGCTTGAACGTGGCGGAAATGACCGAGTTGCGCAAACAGCTGCGCGAGGCAGGCGTCGAGTTTAAAGTGTACAAAAACACCTTGACCCGCCGGGCGCTCGCGGAAGTCGGCTTGGAAGGACTGGATGAAGTGTTCACCGGTCCAAATGCCATCGCCTTCAGCAATGAAGATGTCGTGGCGCCGGCAAAAATTTTAAGCGAGTTTGCGAAAACGCATGAAGCATTGGAAATCAAAGGCGGCGTCATCGAAGGGAACATTGCCAGCAAAGAAGAAATCGATGCGTTGGCGAAACTCCCGTCCCGCGAAGGGTTGCTTTCGATGTTGCTTAGCGTTCTTCAAGCCCCGATCCGCAACTTTGCGCTTGCGATTAAAGCGGTGGCTGACAAGCAAGAGGAACAAGGCGCGTAATGGCGCATCGATATGTGCTTAACAATCATTCAGAAAACAAAGGAGGAAGTTGTGATGACGAAAGAACAAATCATTGAAGCAGTGAAAAATATGACCGTATTGGAATTAAACGAATTGGTGAAAGCGATCGAGGAAGAATTCGGCGTAACAGCTGCGGCTCCGGTTGTTGTCGCGGGCGGCGCAGCAGCTGGCGCTGAAGCAGCGGCAGAAAAAACGGAATTCGACGTCATTCTTGCCGACGCCGGCGCGCAAAAAATCAAAGTCATCAAAGTCGTTCGCGAAATCACTGGCCTCGGCCTGAAAGAAGCGAAAGACTTGGTCGACAACACCCCGAAGCCGATCAAAGAAGGCATTGCGAAAGAAGAAGCAGAAGAAATCAAAGCAAAACTCGAAGAAGCTGGCGCGAAAGTCGAAATCAAGTAATGGCTGCGCCATTGAAAAAAGAGGCTTGCCCGAAGCAAGGGACGGCCTCTTTTTTGTTACACTATATAACGGAAGGCAGTGCAGCCTGTCGACAAGGAGGAGGGGATGATGATGAGCGAGCATTATTACTCAGTCAATCCGACGTCGGAGCGAAACCCGCAAACGTGGACGTACGTGTTGCGGGGGCATGAATTCCGCTTTACGACCGACAGCGGAGTGTTTTCAAAGCGCGAAGTCGACTTTGGCACACGCCTGTTAATTGAAACGTTCGAGGAGCCGGGAGTGGCTGGGGATTTGTTGGATGTCGGCTGCGGATATGGGCCGATCGGGCTTGCCTTGGCCAAATCGTTTCCAAACCGGCGCGTTCACATGATTGATGTCAACGAGCGGGCGCTCGAACTGGCGCAGGAAAACAAGCAGGCAAACGGGATTGACAATGCGGTGATTTACAAAAGCGATCTTTTTTCGGAAGTCGGAGAACAGCGATTTGCAGCGGTCGTCACCAATCCGCCGATCCGGGCTGGCAAACGGGTCGTTTACGCGATTTTTGAACAAAGCCGCGATCATCTGCTCGATCATGGCGAGCTATGGGTCGTCATTCAAAAAAAGCAAGGCGCCCCATCGGCCTTGCAAAAGCTGAACGAATGCTTTCCTGCTGTAGAAGTCGTCGCGAAGAAAAAAGGATATTATATCATAAAGGCGAAAAAATGTTGACACCGTTTTTTTATTGTGGTAGCATTATAAAATGCTAAATATGCACATTTCCCGTGCAGAGGGGATGACGTATAATTTTGGACGCAATGGAAACAATGATAAAATCAATAAACAACGAACCATATGGTTTTCTATTGGAATAGAAACCATTTTCTTTTTTTCTCCATTCAACTCAACGCCTGGTTTCCTCGCGCCGGGAGCGTGTTAAATCCCCTAAATGAAACGGCGGTGCACGCAACGAAGCCGTTTCCGCCCGGATGGCGGGGGCCGGCCGCATGCATGCCTAGTGCTTTGCCCCGGAATGACGGAGCGGCCAGTCCGCCTTGAAGGCATTGATTGCTGAGCAGAGCGGATGATGGAGCTGTTCCGGTTCCGGTTTTCACTAATGTCTACATTTGAGGGGTGAATCACTCTTGACAGGCCGACTAGTTCAATACGGGCGACACCGCCAACGCAGAAGCTATGCACGCATCAGCGAAGTGCTGGAATTGCCGAACTTGATCGAAATTCAAACGTCCTCCTACCAATGGTTTCTCGATGAAGGGCTGCGGGAAATGTTTAGGGAAATTTCCCCGATTGAAGACTTTTCCGGCAATCTCTCGCTTGAATTTATCGACTATAGTTTAGGAGAACCGAAATATACGGTCGAAGAGGCGAAAGAACGCGACGTTACATATGCGGCGCCGCTTCGCGTCAAAGTTCGCTTGATTAATAAAGAAACGGGCGAAGTGAAAGAACAAGACGTGTTTATGGGCGATTTTCCGCTCATGACGGAAACCGGAACGTTTATTATCAATGGGGCGGAACGCGTCATTGTTTCCCAGCTCGTCCGTTCGCCAAGCGTCTATTACAGCGACAAAGTTGATAAAAACGGCAAACGCGGCTACTCGGCGACAGTGATTCCGAACCGCGGCGCATGGCTTGAATATGAAACCGATGCGAAAGACGTCGTTTACGTTCGCATCGACCGCACCCGTAAACTGCCCGTTACGGTGCTTCTCCGTGCGCTTGGGTTCAGCTCCGACCAAGAAATCATCGATCTGCTCGGCGACAACGAATACTTGCGCAATACGCTTGAAAAAGATAATACCGACAGCACGGAAAAAGCGTTGATTGAAATTTACGAGCGTCTTCGTCCGGGAGAGCCGCCGACGCTTGAGAATGCGAAAAATTTGCTGGCGTCGCGCTTTTTTGATCCGAAGCGCTATGACTTGGCGAGCGTAGGCCGTTATAAAATCAATAAAAAACTTCATATTAAAAACCGCCTGTTCAATCAGCGGCTCGCGGAAACGATCATTGATCCCGAAACCAAGGAAGTCATCGCCGAAGCTGGAGCGATGATCGACCGCCGAACGCTGAATCGCCTGCTCCCGTATTTGGAAAAAGGGGTCGGCTTACAGACATACCGCCCGGCCGAAGGGGTGGTGGACGGGGACATTTCGGTGCAAACGATCAAAATTTATGCCCCGAATGACCCGGATGGCGAAAAAGTGATCAACGTCATCGGCAACGGCTTCATCGCCGAGGATGTCAAACATATTACACCGGCTGACATCATTGCGTCGATCAGCTATTTCTTCAACTTGCTCCACGGCGTCGGCGATACGGATGACATCGACCATTTAGGCAACCGCCGTCTCCGTTCGGTCGGCGAACTATTGCAAAACCAATTCCGCATCGGCCTGTCGCGCATGGAGCGCGTCGTGCGCGAGCGCATGTCGATCCAAGATACGAACACGATTACGCCGCAGCAGCTGATCAACATCCGCCCAGTGATCGCGGCGATCAAAGAGTTTTTCGGCAGCTCGCAGCTGTCACAGTTCATGGATCAAACGAACCCATTGGCCGAACTGACGCACAAGCGGCGTCTGTCCGCGCTTGGCCCTGGCGGATTGACACGTGAGCGCGCTGGGTTTGAGGTGCGCGACGTTCACTATTCGCACTACGGGCGGATGTGTCCGATTGAAACGCCGGAAGGTCCGAACATCGGACTCATCAACTCGCTGTCCACTTACGCGAAAGTGAACAAGTTCGGCTTTATTGAAACGCCATACCGGCGCGTCGATCCGGAAACAGGGCGGGTGACGGACCAAATCGATTATTTGACAGCCGATGAAGAGGACAATTACGTTGTAGCGCAGGCGAACGTACCGCTTGCGGAGGACGGCACGTTCCTTGAAGAAAACGTTGTCGCCCGTTTCCGCGGCGAGAACATCGTCGTCAAGCGCGATCGCGTCGACTACATGGACGTTTCGCCGAAGCAAGTCGTCTCGGCAGCGACGGCGTGCATCCCATTTTTGGAAAACGACGACTCGAACCGCGCGCTGATGGGAGCGAACATGCAGCGGCAAGCCGTGCCGCTGTTGGAACCCGAAGCGCCGATCGTTGGCACGGGGATGGAGTATGTTTCGGCGAAAGACTCGGGCGCAGCGGTCATTTGCAAGCACCGCGGCATCGTCGAGCGCGTCGAAGCAAAGGAAATTTGGGTGCGTCGGCTGATTGAAGTGGACGGCAAAGAAGTCAAGGGTGATCTAGATAAATATCGGTTGCTGAAATTCGTTCGTTCGAACCAAGGCACGTGCTACAACCAGCGGCCGATCGTGAAAAAAGGCGATATCGTTGAGAAGGGCGAAATTTTGGCCGATGGCCCGTCGATGGATAAGGGCGAATTGGCGCTTGGCCGCAATGTGCTTGTCGCTTTTATGACATGGGACGGTTACAACTACGAAGACGCGATCATCATGAGCGAACGGCTCGTCAAAGAAGACGTGTATACATCAATTCATATTGAAGAGTATGAAGCCGAATCGCGCGATACGAAACTCGGTCCGGAAGAAATTACGCGCGACATTCCAAACGTCGGCGAGGATGCGCTGAAAAACTTGGATGAACGCGGCATCGTCCGCATCGGCGCAGAAGTCAAAGACGGCGACTTGCTCGTCGGCAAAGTGACGCCAAAAGGAATGACCGAGCTGACGGCGGAAGAGCGGCTTTTGCACGCGATCTTCGGCGAAAAAGCGCGCGAGGTGCGTGATACGTCGTTGCGCGTCCCGCACGGCGGCGGCGGTATCGTCCTTGACGTGAAAGTGTTCAACCGCGAAGACGGCGACGAGCTTCCGCCGGGTGTCAATCAACTGGTGCGCGTCTATATTGTGCAAAAGCGGAAAATTTCCGAGGGCGACAAAATGGCAGGCCGCCACGGAAACAAAGGGGTTATTTCCCGCATTTTGCCGGAGGAAGATATGCCCTTCTTGCCGGATGGCACGCCGATTGACATCATGTTAAACCCACTCGGCGTTCCGTCGCGGATGAACATCGGGCAAGTATTTGAGCTGCACCTTGGCATGGCGGCGAAAAAACTCGGCCTGCACATCGCCTCCCCGGTCTTTGACGGGGCGACGGAGGAAGACGTTTGGAACATCCTCGAAGAGGCAGGTCTAGCGCGCGATGCAAAAACGGTGCTGTATGACGGACGGACGGGTGAACCGTTTGATAACCGCGTGTCGGTTGGGATCATGTACATGATCAAGCTCGCCCACATGGTCGACGACAAGCTTCATGCCCGTTCCACCGGCCCGTACTCACTCGTCACTCAACAGCCGCTCGGCGGCAAGGCGCAGTTCGGCGGCCAGCGCTTTGGTGAGATGGAAGTATGGGCGCTTGAGGCGTATGGGGCGGCATACACGTTGCAAGAAATTTTGACCGTCAAGTCCGACGATGTCGTCGGCCGTGTCAAAACGTACGAGGCGATCGTCAAAGGGGAAAACATTCCGGAGCCGGGTGTGCCGGAGTCGTTTAAAGTGTTGATCAAAGAGCTGCAAAGCTTGGGCATGGACGTCACGATTTTGACGAGCGATGAACAAGAAGTGAACATGGAAAACTTTGATGATGATGATGACCATGCACCGGATGCCATCATGGTGGACGTCAAACCGGCCGAACGGGAAGAAGCCGGCGAAGAGAAAGATGCGGTGACGAAAGAATAAACCGGCCATAACGGCCAGGCGGGGAGTTGTTCCCCGCCATTGGCCGCTTGAGCGAACGGAAAACCGACGGATCAAAAAGGGAGGTATACCCCTTGCTAGATGTCAATAAGTTTGAGTACATGAAAATTGGGCTCGCTTCCCCGGAGAAAATTCGTTCTTGGTCGTATGGCGAAGTCAAAAAGCCGGAGACAATCAACTATCGGACGTTAAAGCCGGAAAAAGACGGCTTGTTTTGCGAGCGCATTTTCGGTCCGACGAAAGACTGGGAATGCCATTGCGGCAAATATAAACGCGTTCGCTACAAAGGCGTCGTCTGCGACCGCTGCGGCGTCGAAGTGACGCGCTCGAAAGTCCGCCGCGAACGGATGGGCCATATTGAGCTCGCCGCCCCGGTTTCGCACATCTGGTATTTCAAAGGCATCCCGAGCCGGATGGGATTGGTTCTTGACATGTCGCCGCGGGCGCTCGAAGAGGTCATTTATTTTGCATCCTATGTCGTCACCGACCCGGGTGATACGCCGCTTGAGAAAAAGCAGCTGTTGTCGGAAAAGGAATACCGCGCCTATCGCGAGAAGTACGGTCAATCGTTCCAAGCGTCGATGGGGGCGGAGGCGATCAAAAAGCTGCTCCAAGACATTGATTTGGATAAAGAGGTGGCCGCGCTGAAAGAAGAGCTGAAAACAGCGCAAGGGCAACGGCGCGCCCGCATCATTAAGCGGCTTGAAGTGCTTGAAGCGTTCCGCAGTTCAGGGAACGATCCGGCATGGATGGTGCTTGATGTACTGCCGGTCATTCCGCCGGAGTTGCGTCCAATGGTTCAGCTTGACGGCGGGCGGTTTGCAACATCGGATTTGAACGATTTGTACCGCCGCGTCATCAACCGCAACAACCGGCTGAAACGGCTGCTTGATCTCGGTGCGCCGAACATTATCGTCCAAAATGAGAAGCGGATGCTGCAAGAGGCGGTTGATGCTTTGATCGATAACGGCCGCCGCGGCCGTCCGGTGACCGGTCCGGGGAACCGTCCGTTAAAATCGCTTTCTCATATGCTGAAAGGGAAGCAAGGCCGCTTCCGGCAAAACTTGCTCGGCAAGCGCGTGGACTATTCCGGCCGTTCCGTCATCGTCGTCGGCCCGAACTTGAAAATGTACCAATGCGGCTTGCCGAAAGAAATGGCGCTAGAGTTGTTCAAGCCGTTTGTTATGAAGGAGCTTGTCGAGCGGGGCTTGGCGCACAACATTAAAAGCGCGAAACGGAAAATCGAGCGCGTCCATCCGGAAGTATGGGATGTGCTGGAAGATGTCATTAAAGAACATCCGGTGCTGTTAAACCGCGCCCCGACGCTGCACCGTCTCGGCATTCAGGCGTTTGAACCAACGCTTGTGGAAGGGCGGGCGATCCGTCTTCATCCGCTTGTTTGCACGGCGTACAACGCTGACTTTGACGGCGACCAAATGGCGGTGCACGTGCCGCTGTCAGCTGAGGCGCAAGCCGAAGCGCGCTTGTTGATGTTGGCGGCGCAAAACATTTTGAACCCGAAAGATGGGAAGCCGGTCGTGACACCATCACAAGACATGGTGTTGGGCAACTACTACTTGACGATGGAGCGCGAGGGAGCCATCGGCGAAGGCATGGTGTTCAAAGACACGGACGAGGCGCTGCTTGCTTACCATAACGGCTACGTCCATCTCCATTCGCGCATTGCCATTCATGCCGGTTCGCTGAAAAACGAAACGTTTACCGAAGAGCAAAACAACAAGTTGCTCTTAACGACCGTCGGCAAGCTCATTTTCAACGAAATTTTGCCGAATTCGTTCCCGTACATCAACGAGCCGACGACGGAAAACATTGAAGGGCGGACGCCGGACAAGTACTTCCTTGACAAAGGGGTCAACGTGCGCGAAGAAATTCGCAAGCGCGAACTCGTGCCGCCGTTTAAGAAAAAAGTGCTCGGGCAAATTATCGCTGAAGTGTTCAAACGGTTCAAAATCACCGAAACATCGAAGATGCTCGACCGCATGAAAGACCTTGGCTTCCAATATTCGACGAAGGCCGGCATCACGATCGGCGTGGCCGATATCGTCGTCCTGCCGGAAAAACAAGAAATTTTGGATGAAGCGCAAGCGAAAGTTGATACGGTTTTGAAGCAGTTCCGCCGCGGGTTGATTACCGACGAAGAGCGGTACGAGCGCGTCATCTCCATCTGGAGCGCGGCGAAAGACAAAATTCAAGACCGGTTGATGAAGTCGCTTGATAAACGCAACCCGATCTTTATGATGAGCGATTCCGGAGCGCGCGGGAACGCGTCGAACTTTACGCAGCTTGCGGGGATGCGCGGTTTGATGGCCAACCCGGCCGGCCGGATCATTGAGCTGCCGATCAAGTCGTCGTTCCGCGAAGGCTTGACGGTGTTGGAATACTTTATCTCGACGCACGGCGCGCGAAAAGGATTGGCGGATACGGCGCTCAAAACGGCCGACTCAGGCTATCTCACGCGCCGCCTTGTCGACGTGGCCCAAGACGTCATCGTCCGCGAAGAAGATTGCGGCACCGACCGCGGCATTTTGGCGCGGGCGCTGACGGATGGCACGGAAGTTGTCGTCAAGCTTGAAGAGCGGCTTGTCGGCCGCTATGCGCACAAAACGGTGCGCCATCCGGAAACGGGCGAAGTGATCGTCCGCAAAGACGAGATGATCACCGAAGATATCGCCAATGAGATCATTAAAGCCGGCATTACGGAAGTATGGATTCGCTCCGTATTCGCCTGCAACACGCGCCATGGCGTCTGCAAAAAATGTTACGGCCGCAACATGGCGACCGGCATGGACGTCGAAGTTGGCGAAGCCGTCGGCATTATCGCCGCTCAGTCGATCGGCGAGCCGGGCACGCAGCTGACAATGCGGACGTTCCATACAGGCGGCGTCGCCGGCGACGATATCACTCAAGGTTTGCCGCGGGTGCAAGAGCTGTTTGAAGCGCGCAACCCGAAAGGGCAAGCGGTCATTTCTGAAATCGACGGCACGGTTATTTCGATTAATGAAACGCGCGACAACCAATATGAAATCGTCGTGCAAAGCGAGGTCGAAACGCGTACGTATGTAGCGCCGTACAACGCGCGGCTGAAAGTCGAAGAAGGTCAGCGCGTCGAACGCGGCCAAGAGCTGACAGAAGGCTCGGTCGACCCGAAACAGTTGTTGCGCGTGCGCGATATTACATCCGTTCAAGAGTACTTGCTTCGTGAAGTGCAAAAAGTGTACCGGATGCAAGGGGTGGAAATCAGCGATAAGCATATCGAGGTCATGGTGCGGCAAATGCTGCGCAAAGTGCGCGTCATCGATGCCGGCGACACCGATGTGCTGCCGGGCACGCTGTTGGATGTCCACCAGTTTACGGATGTCAACGCCAAAGCTCTTCGCGAAGGGAAACGGCCGGCGACGGCCCGCCAGGTGTTGCTCGGCATCACGAAAGCGTCGCTTGAGACGGATTCGTTCTTGTCGGCTGCTTCGTTCCAAGAAACGACGCGCGTCTTGACGGATGCGGCCATCAAAGGAAAACGTGATGAACTGCTTGGCTTGAAGGAAAACGTCATTATCGGCAAACTCGTCCCGGCTGGAACCGGTATGGCCCGCTACCGGAAAGTGAAGCCGGCCGTCAAAAAGGAAACGGCTAGCGACACGGTGTCTTCCAAATAACGCGAACCAAGTGGCCGGCTAAGGCGCTCCTTGGCCGGCCATCATCTAATTAAAAATCCAGTTGACAATTGACAAAGAAAATGGTAGTCTAATAAAGGTGTTCCAACAACCTGGTACTTTGGAGGATATGTTACATGTCTTATGAAAAAGTATTACAGGCTGGAAAAATTGTCATTGGAACCAAACAAACGATAAGGGCTTTAAAGGAAGGGAAAGCAGCGGAAGTGATCGTGGCGGAGGATGCCGACTTGCCGATCATCGAAAAAGTGACCGCCGCCGCCAATGAGGCAAACGTGCCGGTCACAAAAGTCGATTCGATGAAAAAGCTTGGCAAGGCGTGCAAAATCCAAGTCGGTGCGGCCGCGGTGGCGATCCTTCGGTAACGTTTTGCCTTTCTCCCCTAAAACCTTTATTTGCATAAACGATGAACCACCTGGATATGTGGGCTTAAACGATGCATGCGAAAGGAGGATCTTTTCATGCCTACAATCAACCAATTGGTCCGCAAAGGACGCGAGAAAAAAGTCGTTAAATCGAAATCCCCTGCGTTGAACAAAGGGTATAACAGCTTCAAAAAAGAGCAAACGAATGTGTCGTCTCCGCAAAAACGCGGCGTTTGCACGCGTGTCGGCACGATGACGCCGAAAAAACCGAACTCGGCGTTGCGGAAATACGCCCGTGTCCGCTTGACAAATGGGATTGAAGTTACGGCGTACATTCCGGGGATCGGCCATAACTTGCAAGAACACAGCGTTGTGCTCATCCGCGGCGGACGTGTCAAAGACTTGCCGGGGGTACGCTACCATATCATCCGTGGGGCGCTGGATGCTGCAGGCGTAGCGAACCGGATGCAAGGTCGTTCGAAATACGGCGCGAAAAAACCAAAAGCAGCGAAAAAATAATGAAATGAAGAGAATGTTTTCCTGAAGGGAGGAAACACTATGCCACGTAGAGGCCCTGTTGCTAAACGTGACGTACTGCCAGATCCAATTTACAATTCGAAGCTTGTTACCCGTTTGATCAATAAAATTATGATCGACGGCAAAAAATCAAAAGCGCAAAAAATTCTTTACACCGCGTTTGATATTATCCGTGAGCGCACGGGTAAAGATCCAATGGAAGTGTTTGAGCAAGCGTTGAAAAACGTTATGCCGGTGTTGGAAGTGCGCGCTCGCCGCGTTGGTGGGGCGAACTACCAAGTTCCGGTCGAGGTTCGTCCGGACCGCCGCGTTTCTCTCGGTTTGCGCTGGCTCGTGCAATATGCACGTCTTCGCAACGAAAAAACGATGGAAGAGCGCTTGGCAAATGAAATTATGGATGCTGCCAACAACACGGGTGCAGCGGTGAAAAAACGCGAAGATACACATAAAATGGCTGAAGCGAACCGCGCGTTTGCCCATTACCGCTGGTAAGGAGCGTCGCCTAAAGGAAATAGGTGAGGAGGCACTGCGGTTGCCTATTCACCTATCTTCCTATATATTGCGGCCTTTCCGGTCGCGCGTGGGACAACTTCAAAGACAAGGGGATTGCGCCATCGATGGCGGCGCCATCTACTTATATTTCATATTTGAAGGAAGGAGAAAATAACCACTATGGCAAGAGAGTTCTCCTTAGAAAACACTCGCAACATAGGGATCATGGCGCACATTGACGCCGGGAAAACGACGACGACTGAACGGATCTTGTTCTATACCGGCCGCGTTCATAAAATCGGGGAAGTGCATGAAGGTGCGGCAACGATGGACTGGATGGAACAAGAACAAGAGCGCGGAATTACGATCACGTCGGCGGCGACAACGGCGCAATGGAAAGGCCATCGCATCAACATCATCGACACGCCGGGGCACGTCGACTTTACGGTCGAGGTTGAGCGTTCGTTGCGCGTATTGGACGGGGCCATCACAGTCTTAGACGCGCAATCGGGTGTTGAACCGCAAACGGAAACCGTTTGGCGCCAAGCGACGACATATGGCGTCCCACGGATCGTGTTCGTCAACAAAATGGATAAAATCGGCGCCGATTTCTTGTATTCGGTGAAAACGCTCCATGACCGCCTGCAAGCAAATGCCCATCCGGTGCAACTGCCGATCGGCGCTGAAGATCAATTCTCCGGCATTATCGACTTGGTTGAAATGTGCGCGTACCATTACCATGATGAGCTTGGCAAAAACATTGAGCGCATTGACATTCCGGAAGAATACCGCGATATGGCAGAAGAGTACCATAACAAGCTGATTGAGGCGGTCGCTGAGCTGGACGAAGAATTAATGATGAAATATTTGGAAGGGGAAGAAATCACGACGGAAGAGCTGAAGGCCGCGATCCGCAAAGCGACGATCAGCGTTGAATTCTTCCCGGTCTTCTGCGGTTCGGCATTCAAAAACAAAGGTGTTCAGCTGCTTCTTGACGGCGTTGTCGAC
Above is a window of Geobacillus thermoleovorans DNA encoding:
- the rpoB gene encoding DNA-directed RNA polymerase subunit beta, which translates into the protein MTGRLVQYGRHRQRRSYARISEVLELPNLIEIQTSSYQWFLDEGLREMFREISPIEDFSGNLSLEFIDYSLGEPKYTVEEAKERDVTYAAPLRVKVRLINKETGEVKEQDVFMGDFPLMTETGTFIINGAERVIVSQLVRSPSVYYSDKVDKNGKRGYSATVIPNRGAWLEYETDAKDVVYVRIDRTRKLPVTVLLRALGFSSDQEIIDLLGDNEYLRNTLEKDNTDSTEKALIEIYERLRPGEPPTLENAKNLLASRFFDPKRYDLASVGRYKINKKLHIKNRLFNQRLAETIIDPETKEVIAEAGAMIDRRTLNRLLPYLEKGVGLQTYRPAEGVVDGDISVQTIKIYAPNDPDGEKVINVIGNGFIAEDVKHITPADIIASISYFFNLLHGVGDTDDIDHLGNRRLRSVGELLQNQFRIGLSRMERVVRERMSIQDTNTITPQQLINIRPVIAAIKEFFGSSQLSQFMDQTNPLAELTHKRRLSALGPGGLTRERAGFEVRDVHYSHYGRMCPIETPEGPNIGLINSLSTYAKVNKFGFIETPYRRVDPETGRVTDQIDYLTADEEDNYVVAQANVPLAEDGTFLEENVVARFRGENIVVKRDRVDYMDVSPKQVVSAATACIPFLENDDSNRALMGANMQRQAVPLLEPEAPIVGTGMEYVSAKDSGAAVICKHRGIVERVEAKEIWVRRLIEVDGKEVKGDLDKYRLLKFVRSNQGTCYNQRPIVKKGDIVEKGEILADGPSMDKGELALGRNVLVAFMTWDGYNYEDAIIMSERLVKEDVYTSIHIEEYEAESRDTKLGPEEITRDIPNVGEDALKNLDERGIVRIGAEVKDGDLLVGKVTPKGMTELTAEERLLHAIFGEKAREVRDTSLRVPHGGGGIVLDVKVFNREDGDELPPGVNQLVRVYIVQKRKISEGDKMAGRHGNKGVISRILPEEDMPFLPDGTPIDIMLNPLGVPSRMNIGQVFELHLGMAAKKLGLHIASPVFDGATEEDVWNILEEAGLARDAKTVLYDGRTGEPFDNRVSVGIMYMIKLAHMVDDKLHARSTGPYSLVTQQPLGGKAQFGGQRFGEMEVWALEAYGAAYTLQEILTVKSDDVVGRVKTYEAIVKGENIPEPGVPESFKVLIKELQSLGMDVTILTSDEQEVNMENFDDDDDHAPDAIMVDVKPAEREEAGEEKDAVTKE